The genome window TGAAAATTTATTAAATAAAACAAAAAGCGTTTTAATTGTTAGCAGCAATCCTCATGCTACTCTAGCAAAAGTATCTCAACATTTCTTTAAACCAAACCATCCATTTGCGGGAAAATCAAATCAAGCTTGTATTGATGAAACAGCTGAAATTCACCCAACTGCAACAATATTCCCCTTTGCATTTGTAGGTCCAAATGCCCAAATTGGAGAAAATACCGTTATTTATTCGGGTTGTTTTGTTGGAGCTGCAAGCACTATTGGAAAAGATTGTATTCTCTATCCAAATTCTGTTGTAAGAGAAGGTTGCCACTTAGGAGATAGATGTATTTTAAATCCTGGGGCAGTTATTGGAGGAGATGGCTTTGGCTTTGCTCCTACTGAAAAAGAAAATATTAAAATCCCACAAATTGGTGGAGTCCAACTTGCAGAAGATGTCGAAATTGGAGCCAATGCAACCATTGATCGTGGTGCAATGGCTGACACAAAAATAGGCCGCCAAACAAAGATTGATAATTTAGTGATGATTGCTCATAACGTGATAGTTGGAGAATTTTGTTTTATAGCAGCGCAAACTGGTATAGCGGGTTCAACTATAGTTGGAAATAGAGTTGTTATGGCTGGTCAAGTAGGCGTGGCTGGTCATTTAAAAATTGGAGATAAATCAACTTTAACGGCGCAAGCAGGAATTTCTAAAAATGTCCCAAATGGAGAAATTTGGGGAGGTTCACCTGCAAGAACTTATAAAGAACACGCAACAACCATAGCATTTGTGAATAGACTTGTTAAACAAGCAAGCAAGAAATAAGTAGAGAATAGGAGAATTAAAAATAATGGATAATATATTTGATAAAATTGCTATGAGTATGGATGACATTAAAAAAGTAATTCCACACAGAGATCCATTACTGTTAATTGATTGCGTGCATGAAATAAATTTAGGAAAAAACATCATCACAAGTAAATTGCTAACTAAAGATGATCCTGTATTTAGAGGCCACTTTCCCGAGAATCCTATTTATCCTGGAGTGTATTATTTAGAGGCATTGGCTCAGTCAGGAGCGGTTCTTGGGCTTATCACTCGCAAAGAAATGGGAATTGTGGAAAGTAACATTGGATTTCTTTCATCGATTGATGATGTCCGATTTCGTAAGCCAGGAACTCCAGGCAATCGCATAAAATATGAAGTTGCTGTCGATAAAATGCGCGGCCCTTTTTTATGGCTTAAAGGAAAAGCATATATTAATGATGAAGTTGCTGTTGAATGCTCTTTATCTATGGCAATAGCCCCACAAAAATAGGACTTAATAAAATGACAACTTCAGTACAAATTCATCCAACTGCTATTATAGAACAAGGTGCGGAAATTGATTCTGGTGTTACTATTGGTCCTTATGCATTAATAGGCCCGCATGTAAAAATTGGAAGAAATTCAAAAATTCATGGGCATGCGGTTGTTACTGGACATACTTTCCTTGGCGAAGAGAATGAAGTATTTAGCTTTGCCTCTGTAGGTAATCGTCCCCAAGATTTAAAATATAAAGGCGAACCAACAGAATTAATCATTGGAAGTAAAAATATTATTCGTGAATGTGTAACTTTACAACCAGGAACTGTTCAAGGTGGTGGTAAAACCACAATCGGAAGCCAAAACTTATTTATGGCGTATTCACATGTAGCCCATGACTGTATAGTCGGCGATCAAAATGTCATTGCAAATGCAGTACAAATAGCAGGTCATGTTACTATAGATAACATGACAATTATCGGAGGGCTCTGCGCTATTCACCAATTCGTCCACATTGGTGACATGGCTATGTTAGGCGGAGGATCGGCTACAGTAAAAGATATCCCTCCTTACTGTGTTTCAGAAGGTAACAGAGCTATCTTAAGAGGCCTCAATGTTGAAGGAATGAGAAGACGTAATATTTCTCCTGAAGTAAGAACTGCAATAAAAAATGCTTACAAAATAATGTTTTTAAAAGGGCATCCTACCTTAGATGCTGCATACAATGAATTAGGAGATTTGATAAAATTTCCTGAAGTTGAAAAATTTATTACATTTATTAAAAACGCCAAAAGAGGAATTTCTCATCCAAGCCAAAATGCAAACGATTTAAATAACGAAGAGTAAAAAATGAGTTATATCCAAAAAGGTGGAATTTGTGTCGTTGCTGGTGAAGCAAGTGGTGACATTCAAGCTTCACTTTTAATTGAAGCTCTGAATAAAGAATTTGCTAAAAAAAATTTAGCAACTCAGCATTTTTGGGGATCTGCAGGTCCGCATATGCGCAATCTCGGTGTTGAAGATATAGTCAAAGTTGAAGATCTGGCTGTATTTGGCTTAACTGAAATTATTTCGCATTATTCTTTAATATCTAGTGCATATAAAAAAATATTAAAAGAAATTATTGTCCGCAAACCGCTGGCAGTAATTTTAATTGATTATCCCGGATTTAATTTAAAACTTCTTCAAGATATTTATGCATTAGGAATTACTGTAATTTATCATATTCCACCCAAAGCATGGTCACACGGCAGAAAAAGGACTGAAATACTTAAAGAGTATACACATTTGGTAACAAGCATATTACCTTTTGAAACAAATTTTTTTAATGAGAATAAAGTAAATACTATTTTTGTCGGCAATCCTTTAAAAGATAATGTTGATCAGTATTTAAAGGAACATCAATCTAATAAAATTCCTTATCGTGTGGGAATACTACCAGGAAGTAGAAAAAGCGAAATTAAAAATTTATTACCTTTGCTTATAGAGTCTTTTATTGAACTCAAAAAAATTGAACCTAAAGTAACTGGCGATCTTCCAATTGCCCCTACATTAAATCCAAATTTTGTAAAAGATATTGTACTTATTACAGCTCAAAAATTTGGCTTTAATCAACAATGGATTGAGAATAATATTACTTTTGGAATTGGTAATGCTTATGATGTAATGGCAAGATCAAGTTATGCTTGGGTTTGTTCTGGAACTGCTACGCTAGAAACTGCTTTTTTTAATACTCCAATGAGTGTTTTTTATAAACTAGCACCAATAACAGCTTACGTTGCTAAAAAAGTAATAAAAGTAAAATATGTTTCTCTTGTTAATTTATCAGAAAATAAAGAAATTATTCCTGAATATCTTCAAGAAAAAGCCACAACTGAAAATTTAGTTAGTCATGCTTTAAAAGTTTTTAATGATGACCAATATACTAAAAATGTTTTACTAGGGCTTGAAAAAGTTCGAAAAACTTTTCCACCTAATGCTGCACAAAATGCTGCTGTTGCTATTCTTAATTGTATTGAAAAATATAATGTTAACAGCGAATTAAAATTTAAGCTGCACCATGAAAATCGGATTAAGTAATGAAAAAAGAGCACCAAGGTTCATTTATAAAAATAGTTTGGAATTCCGGTAAAAAAGATATTTTATTGGGCTCTCCCTGGTTACCAATTTATTCTCTTTCAGAAGTAACACTTGCTCTTTCAGTGGCAATTCTTTTGCAATTAGTCTTTTACACAACACCAAGAATTCCAGTTATAAATTTGATTCCTGGGCAGCTTAAAAACTATTTCCACTTCGATCAAACTTTAGATAAAAAAGATCTCATTTTTATTATCCCTATTCTAATTGTTCTTTTATCTTTGATAAAATTAATTAGCGGATTTATGAGCAATTATTTAACGGAAAGAGCTGGACATAAAGTAGCACATTCGTTACGAGAAGAAATGTTAAAAGGATTTTTATCTTCCCCAGGAAATAAATTAGATCAAAAAGATCCAGATTTTATCGCTAATCAATTAATGCAAGATACAACATTGCTACAAGCAGCTATTAGTAAAGGAACAATAAGTTCATTTCGTGATTGTTTTGTTCTTTTGGGAATAGTATTAACTATGCTTATGATCTCGTGGCAAGCATTTATTATTGGATGCTGCGTATTTATTCCTTTAGGTTTAATTTTAAAAAATGTAGCAAAAAAAATTAATTTCTACACCCGTGAAAGTCAAAAACATCAAATTGCAATATCAACAAGAATTCTTTCTAGTCAAAATGGTTTACTTACAATAAATGCCTTAAGAAGTCACAAAAGAGAACAAGAAGATTTTGAAGTAACTAATCTGAAAAATTATTTCATAATGAAAAAAAGTTTATTTGTAAGAACTTTTTTTACGCCTGCAATGGAATTCTTTGCAACTTTTCTGCTTGGTATTATTTTTGCTTGGAGAGTAAACTATAGTGGTGATTTTCAAGCTAGTACTTACTCATCAATGTTAATACTTCTTGCATTTTCATTTAAATATATAAAGAATATTACTTCTTCTATTACTTTTTTTAGTGAAATAAGGGTTGTTTTACAAAGAGTTAAATCATTCTTAGGAGACTTTTCTAATTCGAAATTGACTAAACCAAATCCTTTGCCTTTATCATCAACTGCAGCGATAATTGCAAATAATGTTTCTTATACTACAGAAACTGGAAAAGAAATTCTTAAAAACTGTTCTTTGAGCATTCCAAAAGGAAAAAAAATTGCATTTATTGGTGAAAGTGGTGCAGGTAAAACAACCTTTTTAAGATCACTTGCAGGTTTAGTTATCCCTACTAGCGGTGAAATAAAAATTATTCCAGATTTTCTCCTTACTTCACAATCACCTTATATTTTTCGTGGAACAGTTAAAGAAAATATTATTTATGCAGAAACCTCCTATCCTGAACATATAGCTGATGAAAAAGCAAAAGATTTAATTATCGCTCTTATGCTTTCATATTCCGACTCAGGAGCAAAATTATTTTTAGATAAAAACCTTGGATATCTTGGAGATGGTTTATCTGGAGGAGAAAAAGCAAGAGTAGCATTAGCAAGAACACTTTTTCCAAATCCAAAGCTAATTCTTTTAGATGAACCGACAGCTAATCTTGATGCAAAATCCTCTGAACTTTTTTGGAAAGCAATCCAAAATTGGAAAAGTAAAGATTCAGAGAATACAGTCGTAGCTGTATCACACGCTATCCATGAAATAAAAGATTTTGATTATTGTTACATTTTTGAAAATGGAAATATAGTTAAACATGGCATTCCAAAGGAGATTATTGCTAATGCTTAATGACTCCTTTAGTCAAAAATTAAGGAGACAATTAAATCTACCATTACAGCAAAAAAATTTCTTTTTTAAGTTGCTTTTACCAATATTATTTTTAATTTCTTTTTTTATATTTCTTGAAGCTAAAAGACGAAGAAAAAAAAATTATCGTAAAAAAACTTCCGTTCTTAACAATGAAATTGATATTAAAATTATATGTATTGGAAATATACTAATTGGAGGAACTGGAAAATCTCCTATTGTGCAAGAAATAGCTAAATTATTTTTAAATAATAACTATGTTGTAGCAATTGCTTCAAGAGGTATAGGTAGTAATATAAAGTCAGTAAACGTAGATAGTAAACAACAAAAATTTAAAGACTTTCTTTCCGATGAAAATAGAGAACATTTTGAAAAATTAATGTTGCATAAAAATATAAATAAAGAGTTTTATATCTTACAAAATCCAAATCGAGCAGAATCCCTAAAATATTTTTCCCAGCAAAAATTAAAAGAATCTAATAGTAATAAAAAATATGTATTTCTTCTTGATGATGGTCTCCAACATTTCCAATGCCCAAGAGACATAAATATTTGCGTATGGGATCCTAAACTTTTATTGCAGAGCCCTCTTTACGTATTACCGATTGGTCCTTATAGGGAAGGATTTGGAAAAAATGATTTTCAGAACTTACTAACTAATTTTGATTTTAGATTTTGGTCTCGGACATCTTATCAAAATTTAAAAAATTATTCCAAAACTATAAAAAATTGTATAAAAATATTTAATTTAAAAGAAAATATACAAGATATTATTGTTTGTTCGGAAACTATTTTCTATGAAATTAGTCCTGGTAATTCTCTTAAAGAAATTGATTCTAAAGCAATCTCAATTCTAAGTAATTCTTATAATAATATTTCAGTTGTTACTGGAATTGCTAATCCGGATAGGTTTCTCTTAGATTTAAAGCAATTTTTTCCGCAAAAGAATTTTAAGCATCTTTCATTAGGAGATCATGGAAATTTATCGAAAAATGCCCTTGATTTTATTAATAACTCTGAATTTCTTATCTTCACTTTAAAAGATTATTATCGTTGGTGTCAACATCTTGATTTTGCTTTTGCAATTAAATTAAAAAAAACGATATTATGTTCGATTGATGTTTCTTTTTATAATCTAAATCTTGAAAAAGAAGACTTCTTTACTAAACTTGTTGAATTTAAAAGGTAAAATGATGTTCAGGAAAAATGTAGCGGCTCTAATTAAATGCCAAAATAAATATTTAGCATGTTTTCGCAGCGATCATAATAAATGGCAAAATGTCCAAGGCGGTATAGAAACCTCTGACTCCTCTCCAATTGCAGCAATCATTCGCGAAACTAAAGAAGAGCTAGGAATAGAAGAAAAAGATTTTAAAATTATTTATAGATCAAAATTTTGGAGACGGTATTTTTTTCCTAAACATATTTTAAAAAAAGCACGCTTTGAAGGTAATATTGGTCAAGAACAACTTTGGTTTTTAATAGAGATTAAAGATATAAAGAGCATACATTTAGAAAAATCAGTGGGAGAATTTCAAAAAGTAGATCTGTTCACAATTGAACAATTTTTAAGTAATTACTCAGAGTGGAAAAAAGCTAGTTTTTATGATTTCTGCCGAGAAATTGGGATTGTTAATTAATTTATTTTTAACTAACATATTTGGAATGAAAATAGCAATCTATTAAGTAATCAAACATTTCAGGAAATTTTATCACTTAATTAAAATTTTTTTAATTAACCAATCAATAAAAAATCAAAAATTAATATTAATTTATTGTAAAATAAATATTTCTATAGTTTAATACTAAAAACTAACCTATAAGGTGTAATTATGAAAATTAAAACATTTTTTTTAAATTTTTTTACTTTCTTTATAATTAACCTAATTCTTTTTTCCTGTCAAAAAAAATCAAATGACGAGCAAAGCATAGATTTTTATTCACCAGTGACAAATAAATTTTCTCCAGTTAATCAGGATATTCACAATATTATAAATAAGTGGCAAACAAGTTGTGCAATAAATGGAGAATATTGCAAACAGAAAGCAACATTATCAGCTGGAAAAGCAAAAGAAAATGCAAGTAGTGAGGGATATCGGGTCCTTATCATTGACGATAGTGCCATGGCTTTAGCTGCTTACACTAGATACCGGAATAGAGTATTAGGGAATTATATTGAAGACTCTAATGGAAAAATAGTTGAAGATAATAGACAGATTGAAATACCTTTAGCTGCTAATGAAATTCTTACAGATATTCTTAATAATGAAAAATACGGCTTTGTGCCTGCAGAAAAATTAAATGTCAATCAAGATGAATTTAACAAAAATTTTGCCAATGAACTTTCGCAAAAACAATTTATCGATGAATCTTCTGGCCATTCAACAAATATTTTTAATTTTATAGCTAATAATTCTCCGCAAGCCCAATTTGTATTAATCCATAAAAAACCAAGTAATTTTGAAAAAATAGTTTGTGATAATAAATCGAGTGATGAAGAAAAAAAATCGAATCTATATAATTACTTTATAAAAAAAAGCGGTAAAATAATAGAAGTAATTAAAAAATATCATATCAAATTTATTTCTTTATCTGAAGGAATATCTCATGAATCGCTTAGTAAATTAAATTGCAATTTATCTGACGATTTTATGAAAGAAATTAATGAAAGTTACTTTCGTGATTTTCTAGTAAACATAGTATATAAAAATGATGTAATTCTTTTCCAAGCAAACGTATCTGCGAATGAAATTATAGACCGTAATGATAAAAAATATTACTCCGATTGTAAACTAATGCAAAACAGAATCCGTGTTGGAGTAGTTAATACCTTAAATAGGAACATACCTGAATATGGCTTAAACGAAAGAAACAGTAATATTGTTATTGGAAAAAATAAAAATTCTGAACAATGTACAGATGTTTATATCAATATTGCAGTTGAAACAGCGAGACCCTTTAATTTTGCGCAAGGTGTTGTAGAATTTTCAATATTCAATGTAGGAACAACAAAGCCAGTTGGAACAGATGTCGTTAGTTCATTTTCAACACCTATTGCAGTATCCTTCTTTTTAAATGAAAAACTTAAAAATTTAAATATAAACACTGCTGATGATGTATTTGAGCATTTTAAAAAACTTCGTGGTGAAAAAAATCCTGAAGATAACAAAAATTATTTAATACTAGATCCCGCACTCCATAAGCAATTTTCTATTTATAAATTTGGATATTTAAATTAATATTTTGTTACAAATTAGAAATATTAATATATAATTTTTTAAATATAAGCATTTATAATATTTAAGTTTATAAACAATTAAGTCAAATAAATGACTATTTATCAATCAATAATTCTTTAGTAAGTTCAACTTTCAAATAGAATACCCACTTTTTCACATACTAATTTATACAAAAGTTAGGAGGAATATACTTTATTTTTTTAAATATTAAATTGATAAATTGGAGAAAAATATGTTTAAAAAATTATTTTTTGTTTATGTAGGGTGTTTCCTTCTTTCAAATTCAAATGCAGTAACTATAAATACCTTTGATAATTTTACAAGATTTATTTTTGATAAATCGGACTTTAATTTTAATACAGGAAACATACAAGGTGATTACTGGTTTTATCCAAGTGGAGCAGGATCAAATAATTGCATCGTATCTACTGTACCTATATTCATCCCTGCAAATGCACAATTAACTGGACAAATTGAATTTAAAGCAAAAGCTTTAATTTGGATAGAAAAACTAAGTGACTATTACAACACTAATATTTTTACAATTAAAAATATTTCTTCAAATGGAAATACAACTTTCCAAGAAAGTAATATTTATTTGTCAGCTCTTAGCGATATGCGAGTTTTATATTATAGAGACATGAACTCATATATAGAAGCTAAAACAGTTGCAAATGATTTTATTCAACAACCTTTCATTTTTAATTCAAGAGATAGCGTAACTGGTAAAATGAAATTTTGTATTTCAAGTGTAATACCAAAATTAGAATTAGGCATTAGAACAATTACAATTGAAGCTAGGATGTAAATTTTATGAAAAAAATAATATTAATTTTTGTAATAAATTTTTTCACTATTTCAAATGTCTTTTCAAAAAATCTACTCGTTTGTGAATATGATGAACTTTACAAAACAGGTTGTCACATCGAAGAATTTATTATTGGAGAAAATTTAAAATACCAAATGGATTTTTCTACTAACTATAAGTTCGATTGTGAAGGTCATGACTTTCAAGTTGGTATTTCTACTGAATTTGGTTTTTATCCTATGCAAAGAAGTACAAAAATTCAAAAAATTCTTTCGACTTTTCAAGCAAGAGCTGCTTTAAAAGTTTTAAACCCTGATAAATTATATGCAAAAATTTTAAATAAAAATTGTGAATTAACAATTCTTCAGTCAGAACAAACACCATCTCTACAGACAATTACTATGTGGAATGATGATGCAAAAAATATGATAAAAACATTAAGAACTTTTTCTGAATCATTTCAGCTTGCAAAGAATTTATTAGAAATTAATAATTGGGATAAAAATAAACTCTCACTTTTTTATGACCAAATTAAAAAAATTTCAAATTTATATCCACAAAATTTGCAATTAAAATTATTACTTTCATCAATTGAAAGCGTATTGCAAAATAGACCTGAGTTAATACAAGTTGACCAAGCTACTAAAGAAAATTTGATTAATTATTACAAAAATAAAATTCTTGAAATAATTAATGAAGCTAATAAACTTATTGAAATAGTGGACTACTGGAAAATAAAATTAGATGCGGATTTAAAGATAATTATTGATGAATTAAAATTGAAAATAAATAATTCTTTGGAGAAATTATGAAAAAAATAAATGTAGTAATTTTATCAATAATTTCATTAATTACAACATCTACAATTTTTCCAGAATCTGAGCCAGATAATGCTCAGTTAGATCGCAGAGAAAAAGAAGCTCTAAGTAAACTTTCTGATATTGATAATTTATCTGAATATTATGGAAGAATTATTTATATAAGAGATAATTTAATTCTTGGAAGTAAAGGCTTAGATTATCACTTTAAAAACTGTACAAATCAATTAGGAATTTGGATTAATGATTGGTCATTTTTACTTTCTTCGATTGATTTACATGACAAAGAAAATACTAATTTAGTCCAAAACAGTGTAAAAAATTTTTTGCAAAAGCAAATAGATAAAGGAGAAACTCTAAAACAGAATTGTTCTATTATTAATAACAAAGTTAACGAAGCAAAACTTGTAATTAATAAAATGCCTGAATTTAATTCAAATAAACTTACTGAATATAAACAAATTATAGATGAAATTGAAAAAGTCAAATTTAGATTAATACAAATTTTGGATAAATATAGAATTGTTCAAGGTGACAAGGTAGAAAAAATTAACGAATTAATAGAATTAACTAGAAAAGCTTCACTTGCTAAACTAAAAACAGAACTAGTGGGAAACATAAAAATTCCACTGCAGAATGCTATTTTAGAATTTCAAGCTATGCTAGACGCATCAAAACTTTCAGATCAAGCAATCTCTCAAATTTTAAATTCAGAGCAATTAATGGACAAATTTGTTTTAAATATGCAATATTTTAAAGCAAAAAACTTACTACTTAAAAGTAAAGAAGATTGCTTGACGCAACTTTCTAATCTTGAAAAAAGTTCAATTGATAAAAAATATCTTTTCCCAATAAAAGAACGAATAACTAATTTATGTTCTGCTACTGAAAATCATTTCAGAAGTTTAACACAATTAAATATAAAAAATTATGAATATTTAAAAAATTACTATGAATTAGTTAATGCAAATATAAGTATTGATTGCAATAATAAAAATAATACTTTATCTTGCCAAAAACTAAACATAATAAATTCGATTGATACAGAAACTTTATCTACTCTTCCTGACAGTAATTTAGAATTTATTGAAAATTTATTGTCGCAAGTATATGAGGAATATAAAAAATGAGATTTAATTATTCTAATTTATTTATTATACTCTTAAACTTTTTCCTATTTTTTAATAGCTTTTCATTATCATGCAATGAAAATTTAATTGAAAATAAAAAAACTCCTTTAACATACAAACCATTTCCATTGCTAGATCCAGATACAGGGAAAATATTAACTCCAACCGATGAGATACAAATAACAGATAGAAATGGAAATATTTCAAAAATTAAAGCAATTGATTTTTTTAATCAAATAAATGGAATGGAATACTCTTTAAACCAATGGGGTTATTCACTTCGTGATGCCGATGGAAAATATAGTTTAAGCCAATTAGATATTTGCCTAAGTCTTTTAGAAAAGCAGAAAGAATCAATTGACAAAAGTATGAATTTTTCTCCTGAAAACTCCATGCCAAGTTATTCTGACTGGCTTAATAAAGTAACAATTGCCTTAAAAAATTATCAAGCTTTTACACCTTCAATGCAAGATTTAAGAAGAATTGCAAATGAACGAAAGCTCGATGATTATATTACACAAATTCCGCCTTTTGATGTTCCACGTCCACCTACTTTTAAACCTGTAGAATTAAAAAGTTTCAAAAAAGAAAAAACTTGGTCATTCGAAAAAGGTCAAAAATCAAAATTTTATATTAATGGTTTTGCTGGATATAAAGTTGCTGCAAGTAAAATTGAAGTAAACAGTGAAGCAAATGCAGGATTAAATGGAGCTGTTCTTGGAGTTTGGGAA of Pigmentibacter sp. JX0631 contains these proteins:
- a CDS encoding NUDIX domain-containing protein, whose amino-acid sequence is MFRKNVAALIKCQNKYLACFRSDHNKWQNVQGGIETSDSSPIAAIIRETKEELGIEEKDFKIIYRSKFWRRYFFPKHILKKARFEGNIGQEQLWFLIEIKDIKSIHLEKSVGEFQKVDLFTIEQFLSNYSEWKKASFYDFCREIGIVN
- the lpxA gene encoding acyl-ACP--UDP-N-acetylglucosamine O-acyltransferase, whose amino-acid sequence is MTTSVQIHPTAIIEQGAEIDSGVTIGPYALIGPHVKIGRNSKIHGHAVVTGHTFLGEENEVFSFASVGNRPQDLKYKGEPTELIIGSKNIIRECVTLQPGTVQGGGKTTIGSQNLFMAYSHVAHDCIVGDQNVIANAVQIAGHVTIDNMTIIGGLCAIHQFVHIGDMAMLGGGSATVKDIPPYCVSEGNRAILRGLNVEGMRRRNISPEVRTAIKNAYKIMFLKGHPTLDAAYNELGDLIKFPEVEKFITFIKNAKRGISHPSQNANDLNNEE
- the lpxD gene encoding UDP-3-O-(3-hydroxymyristoyl)glucosamine N-acyltransferase, translating into MSFLSIEEIIEKTNCEVNPFQKEQKFVGVAPLNLATPDHISFLINEKYFDDALTTKAGAIICSKKDAENLLNKTKSVLIVSSNPHATLAKVSQHFFKPNHPFAGKSNQACIDETAEIHPTATIFPFAFVGPNAQIGENTVIYSGCFVGAASTIGKDCILYPNSVVREGCHLGDRCILNPGAVIGGDGFGFAPTEKENIKIPQIGGVQLAEDVEIGANATIDRGAMADTKIGRQTKIDNLVMIAHNVIVGEFCFIAAQTGIAGSTIVGNRVVMAGQVGVAGHLKIGDKSTLTAQAGISKNVPNGEIWGGSPARTYKEHATTIAFVNRLVKQASKK
- the fabZ gene encoding 3-hydroxyacyl-ACP dehydratase FabZ; the protein is MDNIFDKIAMSMDDIKKVIPHRDPLLLIDCVHEINLGKNIITSKLLTKDDPVFRGHFPENPIYPGVYYLEALAQSGAVLGLITRKEMGIVESNIGFLSSIDDVRFRKPGTPGNRIKYEVAVDKMRGPFLWLKGKAYINDEVAVECSLSMAIAPQK
- a CDS encoding tetraacyldisaccharide 4'-kinase, with product MLNDSFSQKLRRQLNLPLQQKNFFFKLLLPILFLISFFIFLEAKRRRKKNYRKKTSVLNNEIDIKIICIGNILIGGTGKSPIVQEIAKLFLNNNYVVAIASRGIGSNIKSVNVDSKQQKFKDFLSDENREHFEKLMLHKNINKEFYILQNPNRAESLKYFSQQKLKESNSNKKYVFLLDDGLQHFQCPRDINICVWDPKLLLQSPLYVLPIGPYREGFGKNDFQNLLTNFDFRFWSRTSYQNLKNYSKTIKNCIKIFNLKENIQDIIVCSETIFYEISPGNSLKEIDSKAISILSNSYNNISVVTGIANPDRFLLDLKQFFPQKNFKHLSLGDHGNLSKNALDFINNSEFLIFTLKDYYRWCQHLDFAFAIKLKKTILCSIDVSFYNLNLEKEDFFTKLVEFKR
- the lpxB gene encoding lipid-A-disaccharide synthase, translating into MSYIQKGGICVVAGEASGDIQASLLIEALNKEFAKKNLATQHFWGSAGPHMRNLGVEDIVKVEDLAVFGLTEIISHYSLISSAYKKILKEIIVRKPLAVILIDYPGFNLKLLQDIYALGITVIYHIPPKAWSHGRKRTEILKEYTHLVTSILPFETNFFNENKVNTIFVGNPLKDNVDQYLKEHQSNKIPYRVGILPGSRKSEIKNLLPLLIESFIELKKIEPKVTGDLPIAPTLNPNFVKDIVLITAQKFGFNQQWIENNITFGIGNAYDVMARSSYAWVCSGTATLETAFFNTPMSVFYKLAPITAYVAKKVIKVKYVSLVNLSENKEIIPEYLQEKATTENLVSHALKVFNDDQYTKNVLLGLEKVRKTFPPNAAQNAAVAILNCIEKYNVNSELKFKLHHENRIK
- a CDS encoding ABC transporter ATP-binding protein — protein: MKKEHQGSFIKIVWNSGKKDILLGSPWLPIYSLSEVTLALSVAILLQLVFYTTPRIPVINLIPGQLKNYFHFDQTLDKKDLIFIIPILIVLLSLIKLISGFMSNYLTERAGHKVAHSLREEMLKGFLSSPGNKLDQKDPDFIANQLMQDTTLLQAAISKGTISSFRDCFVLLGIVLTMLMISWQAFIIGCCVFIPLGLILKNVAKKINFYTRESQKHQIAISTRILSSQNGLLTINALRSHKREQEDFEVTNLKNYFIMKKSLFVRTFFTPAMEFFATFLLGIIFAWRVNYSGDFQASTYSSMLILLAFSFKYIKNITSSITFFSEIRVVLQRVKSFLGDFSNSKLTKPNPLPLSSTAAIIANNVSYTTETGKEILKNCSLSIPKGKKIAFIGESGAGKTTFLRSLAGLVIPTSGEIKIIPDFLLTSQSPYIFRGTVKENIIYAETSYPEHIADEKAKDLIIALMLSYSDSGAKLFLDKNLGYLGDGLSGGEKARVALARTLFPNPKLILLDEPTANLDAKSSELFWKAIQNWKSKDSENTVVAVSHAIHEIKDFDYCYIFENGNIVKHGIPKEIIANA